The Kluyveromyces lactis strain NRRL Y-1140 chromosome D complete sequence genome has a window encoding:
- the TIM22 gene encoding translocation channel protein TIM22 (highly similar to uniprot|Q12328 Saccharomyces cerevisiae YDL217C TIM22 Mitochondrial inner membrane protein involved in import of proteins of the ADP/ATP carrier (AAC) family): protein MVYRGFGLDQVSPPENKPFDQLSPEEQGEKGAQMMVEFMTSCPGKAAISGVTGFALGGVFGLFMASMAYDTPLHTPAPTNAPGLPNKVKELADLPLKQQIKIQFSDMGKRSYSSAKNFGYIGMIYSGVECVVESLRAKNDIYNGVAAGCLTGGGLAYKSGPQAALVGCAGFAAFSTAIDLYMRNENKKPPKDDFDE, encoded by the coding sequence atggtGTATCGTGGGTTTGGTTTAGACCAAGTTTCTCCACCAGAGAATAAACCATTTGATCAACTTTCGCCTGAAGAACAAGGTGAAAAAGGTGCCCAAATGATGGTGGAGTTTATGACTTCTTGTCCTGGAAAAGCTGCCATCAGTGGTGTTACTGGTTTTGCATTAGGTGGTGTTTTCGGTTTATTTATGGCATCGATGGCGTATGACACACCTCTACATACGCCAGCTCCAACCAATGCTCCAGGTTTACCAAATAAAGTGAAAGAGCTTGCAGATCTACCGTTGAAACAGCAGATAAAGATCCAGTTTAGTGATATGGGAAAAAGATCCTACTCCAGTGCAAAGAATTTCGGTTACATCGGTATGATTTATTCAGGTGTCGAATGTGTGGTGGAATCGTTAAGGGCAAAGAACGATATATATAACGGTGTAGCTGCAGGTTGTTTGACAGGCGGTGGCTTGGCATACAAGAGTGGACCTCAGGCAGCATTAGTGGGTTGTGCGGGTTTTGCTGCCTTCTCTACGGCCATTGATTTATACATGAGAAACGAGAATAAGAAACCACCCAAGGATGACTTCGATGAATGA
- the KAR1 gene encoding Kar1p (conserved hypothetical protein): protein MSSMPEFLNLRSPQRKISDSRIKRINKMFDAKIKDEVSVVSNNSTSVLQDICGPLNISEEEDTVKYKSSSNVTTPGSVSSSETFDDEVNPQFMPKLRSKQSIVQLSQHNTPKKSNTFPKRRQLKEKLGDPLPLPYLDPQQKMEVGRDLESRWNTIISNAKVRQTKAEPVNKAKRVLEAPSFESQRKISRKVFQSSEITTLESQLKDTSAKLDRLIDILQDKETLIGKSMTYEPVIWLSCIIILVLCNVWVYHYL, encoded by the coding sequence ATGAGTTCAATGCCTGAATTTCTCAATCTGCGGTCTCCCCAGAGAAAGATTAGTGACTCACGAATAAAACGGATCAACAAAATGTTTGACGCGAAGATTAAAGATGAGGTATCAGTTGTTTCGAACAATAGCACAAGTGTTTTGCAAGATATATGCGGGCCTTTAAATATTTCTGAGGAGGAAGATACTGTGAAGTACAAATCATCGAGTAATGTTACTACTCCGGGGTCTGTAAGCTCCAGCGAAACgtttgatgatgaagttAACCCACAGTTTATGCCGAAGCTGCGATCTAAACAAAGCATTGTACAACTGTCCCAGCATAATACCCCAAAGAAGTCAAATACATTTCCAAAACGAAGACAACTGAAAGAGAAGCTTGGTGATCCATTGCCCTTACCTTATCTTGACCCTCAGCAAAAAATGGAAGTTGGTCGTGACCTCGAATCCAGATGGAATACTATAATATCGAACGCAAAGGTACGACAGACTAAAGCAGAGCCTGTGAATAAGGCCAAGAGGGTATTAGAAGCACCGTCTTTTGAaagtcaaagaaaaatttccCGCAAAGTGTTTCAATCTAGTGAAATAACTACATTGGAATCCCAATTGAAGGACACTAGTGCCAAGCTAGATCGGTTGATCGATATTTTGCAGGACAAAGAAACTTTAATTGGCAAATCAATGACCTATGAACCAGTGATATGGTTAAGTTGTATCATTATTCTCGTACTTTGCAATGTATGGGTGTATCATTACCTATGA